CTTTCATTTCAGAGAAGTTCCTGGTGGCGGCGGTCACGGCGAAGTTCCGCACTTTGGGATCGTCGTAGTCGATGGCGGCGATGATCTTCGATTTGTTGGGAAAGGGGAGGAGCTTGGCCAGCACGACATCCTGTGGGTACGGGTCGTCGGCCATGGTGTAGATCATCGAACGGTAGTCTTCGGCCACGCTGGAGAAGCCGTAGTCGCTGAAGAGCGTGCCGTAGAGCAGCGCGATGGCATAGAGGATGAGGCAGACGATGATGATGCGCCGGAGCAACCGCAGTAGGAAGATAATGGCGGCGGCGATGCCGAGAAACAGGAAAATCCGGTCGATGTGGTAGTCCCAACCCGGATCGATGAACGCCTGGTGCGCGATCAGGAACACCGGGATGGCGATCAGGATTCCCATTAGGGCAATGATAATCATGTCCCAGGGCGATTTGATCCTGAGGCGTTCACGCCATTTCCGTGACGTGGCCGGAAGGGTTTTTATTCGCTGCCAAAACGTGGACATTCAGGGCCAAGCTATTTTCGTAAAGGTACCCAATTCAGGGACGACCGAAAGTTTCCACAATTTAATTTGGACATTGTTTAACATTTCCTCGGTAAAGGGCTTCTGCGACCATTGGGTGAGGGAGAGCCATTCGCGGATATCGTCGATTTTCTGGTGGAAGCGCTGGGCGACAAGTTCGTCCACGCCGGGGATTTCCTTGAAGGTTTTGGTAACGTCGTTGATGGTGGCGAGCAGCGTGCGGATGGCATCCGGATCGTTTTCAAGGCATTCCTCGCGCACAGCGATGACAAAGCAGGGCCACGGTGTCGGACAATCGCCGAGGCGACGGAAGGTGCCGTTGTCGACCAGCGGTTTGGTCATGAAGCGTTCCCACATAAAATAGTCGGCGCGACCGTCTTTGAGGGCTTCTACGGCCCCGTCGATGGTATGGACGGTTTCGAAGGTCAGCGATTCGGGGTCCCAGCCGCGTTGGTCGGCGTTGACATAGGCCATGAGTTGGGAACCCGATCCGGGGCGGCTGATCGCGGCTTTTTTGCCTTCGAGTTGGGTGATGCACTGGAAATCGGAACTGTAGGCGACGTGTATACCCCAAATGAGCGGCGACTGCACGTAGATCTGTACGATGCGGGAGGGATTGCCGGCGATGATGTCTTTGATGATACCTTCGGTGAGGATGACGGCCACGTCGGTGTCGCCATCACGCAGCATCTGGCACATTTTTCCGGTTCCTTCCGGCACGTCGGTCCATTGCAGGTCGAGGCCTTTGGCGGCGAAACGTCCTTCTGAAATGGCTTTATACCACGGGAAGTTGAAGTGTTCAGGAACGCCGGCTATCTTGATCGTTTTCATAGGTAGGGGTTGTTTAAACGGTACCAATTGCACGGAAGTCCGTCATGTTCGTACTGCCCGTCCTGCACCATCCCGAGTTTCTTGAGGATGGTATTGGAACCGATGTTGTCGACATGGGCGGAGGCGAATAAGGCAGGGATTTTCATCACCGAAAAAGCATGATCGCGCCAGGCGAGGGCCGCTTCGGAGGCATAGCCTTTTCCCCAGTGTGCTTCCTGCAAACGGTATCCGATATCGTAGTAGTCGACGTGATTGTTTTCGGGCTCGGTAACGAATTTGAGTCCGGCCCAACCGATGAAGGTGTTGCTCTCCTTTAACAAAACAGCAAACCGCCCGATGCCGTGTGCGGCGTATTGACGTTGGACCGAGGCGATAACCTCCTTGCACTGCGCCGGCGATGTAACCGGCTGGTTCCCTAAGTAGCGGTGTACGTTCGGGTTGCGGTCGAGTTCGAACAAGCCTTCGGCATCCGCTGCCTCGAAGGGGCGCATGTACAGTCGGTCGGTTTCGAGCAGGCGGTCCATTAGCGTTCGGCCAGTTTGTTTAAGGTATACGCGATCAATTCTGCCACCGCTTTCTCCGGGTTCTCGCTAAACGTGCCCAAGGCGCGATTGGCGATGATGGCGTTCAACGACAGGGCGTTGTGGCCCAGAAGTGCGGAAAGTCCGTAAATGGCTGCCGTTTCCATCTCCAGGTTCGTAATCTTCACGCCTTCGAATTCGAAGTTGTCCATTTTGCCATTGAGTGCCGGATCCTGGACGGCGAGGCGCAGCACGCGGCCCTGCGGGCCGTAGAAGCCGCCGGCGGTGGCGGTGATGCCTTCGTGCATGCGTGGGCCTTTGATACGGTTGGCGAGGGCGTCGCTGCAACGGGTCACGTACGGACGTCCCTTCTCGGCCGACCATTGGGTGTGTTGGATGAAGGCATCTTCTATTTCGCGAATAGAGACCGACGCCGCATCGTAGGAGCGGAGCATGTTATCGGTTCCCAATCCGAAGCGCGACATCACGAAGCTTTCGGTGGGGATGTCGGCCTGGAGGGAGCCTGAGGTGCCGATACGGATGATGTTGAGTGACGTCAGGTGCTCTTTTGGCTGGCGGGTTTCGAGGTCGATGTTGACCAGGGCGTCGAGTTCGTTGAGGACGATGTCGATGTTGTCGGGCCCGATGCCGGTGGAAAGTACCGACATCCGCTTGCCTTTATACGTACCGGTTTGGGTCTTGAACTCGCGTTTTTGGGTGGAGTATTCGATGGTATCGAAAAACTGGGTGATTTTCTCTACCCGTGCCTGGTCGCCAACGAAGATGATGTCGTGGGCGATGTGTTCGGGGCGAAGGTTCAGGTGGTAGACGGAACCGTCGGGGTTGAGTATGAGTTCGGAGTTTTGAATCATTTGGTTGAGGGTTGATAGTTGATAGTTCAGGGTTCAGGGTTGATAGTTCAGGGTTGAAAGTTGATAGTTGAGGGTTGATGGTTTATGGTTGATCGTATAAGGATCGAAGTGAGCTTAGGAGTTATTCTTCACCCAAAACCCAAAACCCAAAACTCAAAACCCCTTCTATCCTCCCACGCGTTTTACCTTAAATCCTTTTTCTTTTAAAAGCGCCATGATCTTGTCGCGGTAATCGCCCTGGAGGATGATCGCGCCGTCTTTGAAGCTACCGCCGACGGAGAGCCGGGTCTTGAGTTCTTTTGCCAGGAGTTTGAAGTCGTCGTCGCTGCCTTCATAGCCTTCGATGATGGTGGTGGGTTTTCCGTTCCGCCGCTCGTATTTGCAGATCATTGGTGCTGACTGGACGAAGAGTTCGTGCGGTGTTTCTTCGGGTTGTTCTTCCGGTAACGGCTGGTGGTCAGGGAAGAGTTTCTTGAGTTGTTCGTGTAAGTCCATACCTGAAAATGGGTGCAAACCCCAAGGGATGAAAAAATCAAAAGACACCGGTTGCCCAATGTCTTTTGACGGTCGATTAGACAATGTTATTATTTCTTGATCAGTCCAAGATCGACGAGACGCTCGTGCAGGAAGTCGCCTGCGGTGATGTCGTCGTACAATTTCGGATGGTCGGCATCGATGCAATTTTCGAGGCAGTCGAGTTTCATTTCGCTGATTGGGTGCATGAAGAACGGGATCGAGTAGCGCGAGGTGCCCCACAGTTCACGTGGTGGGTTGACTACCTGGTGGATGGTCGACTTAAGTCGGTTGTTGCTGTGGCGCGACAACATATCGCCTACGTTGATGACGAGTTCGTCAGGCTGGGCAATGGCGTCGATCCATTCGCCGTCGTGGTTCTGCACCTGGAGGCCTTTTCCCTGCGCACCCATCAGCAGGGTGATCAGGTTGATATCGCCGTGGGCTGCGGCACGCACAGCATCTTTCGGCTCTTCTGTGATAGGCGGGTAGTGGATTGGGCGGAGGATGGAGTTCCCTTCCTGCACGTACTTGTCGAAATAGGTTTCTTCGAGTCCGAGGAAGAGGGCCAGGGCGCGCAACACATAAATACCGGTTTTTTCCAGCATCTGGTAGGCGTCTTTGCCGACTTCATTAAAACGCGGAAGTTCTTTTACTTCTACATTTGCAGGATATTCATCATGGTATTTCGACCCGTCCTGCAGGTACTGCCCAAAGTGCCAGAATTCTTTAAGGTCGCCGGCGGAACGTCCTTTGGCGTGTTCTTTCCCGAACGACACGTAGCCGCGCTGGCCACCGATGCCGGGGATTTCGTACTGCGCTTTGACTTCGAGCGGAAGGGCGAAGAAATTACGGACTTCACTATAGAGTTCGTCCACGAGTTTGTCATCAAGGAAGTGTCCCTTGAGTGCTACGAATCCGATGTCTTCGTAGGCTTTGCCGATTTCATTTACAAATTTTTGTTTACGTGCCGGGTCACCCGACAGGAAATCACGTAAGTCAACACTTGGTATGTTTTGCATACAATTAGGATTGGTTACTAGCCGCATTCGACGCGGCCTTTACAAATGTAGTGAAATTAGCGAATG
This genomic interval from Flavobacterium sp. HJ-32-4 contains the following:
- a CDS encoding nucleoside phosphorylase — encoded protein: MIQNSELILNPDGSVYHLNLRPEHIAHDIIFVGDQARVEKITQFFDTIEYSTQKREFKTQTGTYKGKRMSVLSTGIGPDNIDIVLNELDALVNIDLETRQPKEHLTSLNIIRIGTSGSLQADIPTESFVMSRFGLGTDNMLRSYDAASVSIREIEDAFIQHTQWSAEKGRPYVTRCSDALANRIKGPRMHEGITATAGGFYGPQGRVLRLAVQDPALNGKMDNFEFEGVKITNLEMETAAIYGLSALLGHNALSLNAIIANRALGTFSENPEKAVAELIAYTLNKLAER
- a CDS encoding GNAT family N-acetyltransferase, encoding MDRLLETDRLYMRPFEAADAEGLFELDRNPNVHRYLGNQPVTSPAQCKEVIASVQRQYAAHGIGRFAVLLKESNTFIGWAGLKFVTEPENNHVDYYDIGYRLQEAHWGKGYASEAALAWRDHAFSVMKIPALFASAHVDNIGSNTILKKLGMVQDGQYEHDGLPCNWYRLNNPYL
- a CDS encoding translation initiation factor, translating into MDLHEQLKKLFPDHQPLPEEQPEETPHELFVQSAPMICKYERRNGKPTTIIEGYEGSDDDFKLLAKELKTRLSVGGSFKDGAIILQGDYRDKIMALLKEKGFKVKRVGG
- a CDS encoding substrate-binding domain-containing protein, encoding MKTIKIAGVPEHFNFPWYKAISEGRFAAKGLDLQWTDVPEGTGKMCQMLRDGDTDVAVILTEGIIKDIIAGNPSRIVQIYVQSPLIWGIHVAYSSDFQCITQLEGKKAAISRPGSGSQLMAYVNADQRGWDPESLTFETVHTIDGAVEALKDGRADYFMWERFMTKPLVDNGTFRRLGDCPTPWPCFVIAVREECLENDPDAIRTLLATINDVTKTFKEIPGVDELVAQRFHQKIDDIREWLSLTQWSQKPFTEEMLNNVQIKLWKLSVVPELGTFTKIAWP
- a CDS encoding transglutaminase; amino-acid sequence: MSTFWQRIKTLPATSRKWRERLRIKSPWDMIIIALMGILIAIPVFLIAHQAFIDPGWDYHIDRIFLFLGIAAAIIFLLRLLRRIIIVCLILYAIALLYGTLFSDYGFSSVAEDYRSMIYTMADDPYPQDVVLAKLLPFPNKSKIIAAIDYDDPKVRNFAVTAATRNFSEMKGYGDYRRMIQCFSIFKEVRDRWHYVNDPRSHEYIADASETVEHFSGDCDDHAVFMAACIAAIGGTPRLISTSDHIYPEMLIGNLHNLDNANFLIKEVLFKKEIGKDKLHYHIDERGQVWLNLDYTARYPGGPFMSEEILGALTLY
- a CDS encoding isopenicillin N synthase family oxygenase, giving the protein MQNIPSVDLRDFLSGDPARKQKFVNEIGKAYEDIGFVALKGHFLDDKLVDELYSEVRNFFALPLEVKAQYEIPGIGGQRGYVSFGKEHAKGRSAGDLKEFWHFGQYLQDGSKYHDEYPANVEVKELPRFNEVGKDAYQMLEKTGIYVLRALALFLGLEETYFDKYVQEGNSILRPIHYPPITEEPKDAVRAAAHGDINLITLLMGAQGKGLQVQNHDGEWIDAIAQPDELVINVGDMLSRHSNNRLKSTIHQVVNPPRELWGTSRYSIPFFMHPISEMKLDCLENCIDADHPKLYDDITAGDFLHERLVDLGLIKK